From the genome of Haloarcula taiwanensis:
CGGAGTCGAACCTGACCAGACGCAGTTGCGGGACCGACAGCAGGAGATCCAGTCGGAGCTTCAGGCGGGGAACCTCACACAGAGCGAGGCACAGGCAGAGTACCGCACCGCACAGGAGAACCTTGCAGAAGGCGCAATCAGTTCCTTCGAGGAGCGTGCCACATCTGAGCTTGGCCTCACTATCGACGATTCCGTTTCACAGGCGGGTGCGCTGCTGGTCACTGGCCCGCCGACCGGCCTCATCGCTACCCTCTCAGTCGACAGTGTTACTGGACTCTTCCCGCAATCGACGTTCGAACAGATCCGGTCGCAGGTTCGAACTGAAACGCCGGGCGCAGCGGAGTAACTCACACGCCACTGGCCGACTGCCGGCTCGCGCCGAGCGACGGTGTGTGATTTGCACTCACCGGGAGGACTTCCCACTGGTTTCCAGGACCACGGTGACGGTGGTTTCGCCACGCTCGGTTGTTGTCGTCACATCGAAGCTGACGGCGAGAACATGTGTGCGACCCACGCGGTCCTGCCCGACGACGCCGCGGTCGGCGGTACAGTCCCCGAACTGGCGGGCCGGTCCCGACGGACAGTTTTCGGCTTTCCACTGCTGTGCGGCAGTACCGTTGTAGGTTATATTGTAATGGACACCGTCCTCAATGCGGGATGTCTGGAGGCGGTCAAGCCGAGGACCCAGTCCGGTTCGAACGGCTGTCACCGCCGACTCGTTCGCGGTCCAGGCGTATTGGCTCGGGATGGACGTGCTCTCAGTTGCCACGGCTCGCTCAAGGACTCGAAGCGCGTCAGCAGACGGGTCGTCATCGTAGTCGGCCGTCGCCCGAACGTCATCGTGATAGCTCAGTTGGAGCGAGGCGAGCACAATTGGGACGAGCGCTACGGCGATGACCGTGGCCGCAACGAGCACGAGCTGTCCGCGCCGGGTCACGCGTACCACACGGTGATCCGGACACTCCCGTGTCCCGTCGGCACAGTTGCAGTCCCGGTGCTGACGCCCTGAGGCGTCGGTGTTCCGACCGCACCGTGCGGTGTTTCGACCCGGAAGAGGACGTTGTCGGGCAGGATGCGTGTGACCCGGTTCGAAAGCGCGCTCCGTTCGCGGTCGAACGCAGTCGGACTAGACACGACCTCCTGCAGTCGCGTCGCACCGCCGTGTCGCGGCGGGTCAGTAGCAAGAATGGCCGCCGTGTCCGAAGCGTAGGCATCAAGTTGCGGCCCCTGTCGGTCCGGCGCTGGCGTCCCCAGGGCGAACCCGAGCGCGACGCTGAGAATCAACACTGTGCCGAGGGCAACTTCCACGAGCGACAGCGGCAGTTGCGCTCTAGACATCGACGGTCACCACCAGCGTCTCTTTCGTCGACCGCGGGGCGTCGTACTCTATGGTCACGTTGCCTGGTTCGAGCTGGCCGGCCCGCTGGAAGCGCAGCGCCGTCGTCTCGTAGGGCACCAGCGGGACCGCGTAGCTGCCGTCCAGCCCGCTCCGGTTGTGCAGGACGACCCGGTCGTTAGCGCGGACCGTCCAGACAGTCGTGCCCGCCGGCGGGTCGATAGTTACGGTGGCCTGTGCGCTCCGGCGAGGGAGCGTCACCGCGTCGGTCGTCGCCAAGTCGGGTGAGAGTGTCCGTGGTTCCCGAGACTCGACCACGACGAGACGGGTGATTTGTGTCCCGCTGTAAACTGTGCCACTGCGTGCGATTTCCTCGTCAGCCAACTCGACGCTGACCGCATACTCACTGGCCGGCGGTGCGCTCCGCTCCAGCGCCGCCTGGTCGAAGTCGTCTACCCGAGATTGATTGAGGACGTTGCTCCGGGCGGCCAGCGGCCCGTCCACCGCGACGAGTCGGTCAGCAATTGCGGCAGCGACCCGTCGCTCGTCGGGGGTCCTATCCGCACCGGTAATCGCGGTATCGGCCATCGCGACACCCAGACCAGTGACAACAGTCAGGAGCACGAGCGCGATACCAAGCGCTGGGAGCGACGTCTGGGCACGCATGGTGGCGTCAGAACGATGGTTCGACACGGTCATCGCTCCGCCTCCAGTGTCACCGTCACGCTCCCCGTGGTTCCAGAGACAACGACCACAGTCGGACTGCCCGCCTGCCATTCACCTTCGAGGGTATCGACTCTGTCGGGCAACACCGGCTGTGCTCGGCCGCCGATTTCGGGGTTAGGATGGTCGAGGACGAGAGTATCTCCATCAGTCCGAATACTGTATCCTGCCCCATCGATAGTCTTCGGGAGCGATACCCGAACAGTCGCCGAGACGGCCCGGGCCTCCGGCGGAATGGCCTGCTCGACGCGGGCCGTCGCTTCGGCGAGCGTTCGATCGCCGAGTTCCGCCCCGACGGCGGATTGATACGCCGGGACAGTGCCGCCGTACAGCGTGGTCGTCACTACTCCGATGTACAGCAGCACAATCCCCATGCTCAGCAGTTTCTCGACGACCGTGCTGAGCGCGCGATTATCCATGGCTCACCTCCGTCCGCATATCGTGACGGACAAGATACAGCGTCCGGCGGCCTGGGAACGTCGCTACGACGCTCTGGACGCCATCGCCGTCGATGTCCCTGACTCGCGTGGTTGCACCGACACGCTGGAAGTAGTCGGTGAACGGCCGTGGAGTCGCCGTCTCGATAGCCACGCTGTAGTTGTCAGGCGGGAGTTGTTCGCGTTCGTGGCTGACGTTCTGGCGGATACCAGCGGACACACCGCCGGTGCCAGACACCGTGCCACCGCTGGCGTTGACAATCGGTGCGCCGACGATGACCGCTGTGTCGTCCCGCGTCGCCGTCACCGGCGGGTCCGTTTCGAGCCACGCGTTCCCCGCGGTCCCGCGAACAACACTCCCGGCGAGAAAACGGACACGGTCGTCGCCGGAATCGTAGATCACTGCGTCGACGGGGACCGTTCGCTGGACGCCGGAGTCGTTGCGGACTCGGAGCTCTCGTTCGACTGTAGTCAGCCGCCCTTCAGTAAACCGAACACGGGCCGTCTGGTGGCCCGTCTGCTCCACTGGTCGGAACGACGTTTCGAACATGTTAGCGACGCGGGCCTCGTTGGCGGTTGCGGTGTGGCCGTCGACGACAGTCCCGACGACGGCCGTCAGCCCACCGAGCGCGACGACGGTCAGCCCCAGCAGCAACACCACGCCGACAACGTGTGACTGGGCGTCGGTATCGCGCTTCAAATCAGACCAGCCCCCGCGAAGACAACGTATGCGACGAGAACCAGCCCCGAGGAGTGCAACAGCGCTTCGTAGGCGCCGCGGCTCGCCGTGCCGGCGAACCAACCACAGGCCAGCATCGTCGCCTGCGTGACGACGTAGAACCGGTGTTGCTCCCGGACGGGTTTGATCGCGCTCGGGTCGAAGGCGATGTTCGCACCGCCAGAGACCGACGACAGTTGTGCGAAGCTATCGAGGACGTAGACGTTGACAGCGACGGTAATGCCGATGACGAGCAGCGCCGTCGTCCAACCGACCGCAACGTAGACAAGCAGGGCTGATCGGATGGATTTCCGCAGATGGTAGAGTTGACCGATCTCTGTCTGGAGCGTCTCGAACACGTCCTCCGCAT
Proteins encoded in this window:
- a CDS encoding type IV pilin, producing the protein MKRDTDAQSHVVGVVLLLGLTVVALGGLTAVVGTVVDGHTATANEARVANMFETSFRPVEQTGHQTARVRFTEGRLTTVERELRVRNDSGVQRTVPVDAVIYDSGDDRVRFLAGSVVRGTAGNAWLETDPPVTATRDDTAVIVGAPIVNASGGTVSGTGGVSAGIRQNVSHEREQLPPDNYSVAIETATPRPFTDYFQRVGATTRVRDIDGDGVQSVVATFPGRRTLYLVRHDMRTEVSHG